CCCCCCGAATCGAAAAATCAGCTCCAAGGAGCTGGTTTTTGTTTTTAACTCTCTTTCAAACCACTCATTGCAATCCCCTTCACAAAATACTTTTGCGTCAGTAAGAAAAGTATCACAATCGGCACTATCATAATTAAAACAGCAGCCATCAATGGTCCCCACTCGGCTCCGCCAAGCTTGCTTTGATATTGCTGCAAGGCCAGTGACAAAGTATATTGAGTTTCGTCGATAAGGAAGATACTTGGTTTAAGCAGGTCGTTCCAGCTAATCAAGAATTGAAACAAGCCAACCACCATCAAAGCTGGCTTGGCTAATGGAACATAAATATCTTTCCAGATAGTGAATTCATTAGCGCCATCGATACGCGCGGAGTCAGCAAGATCACGAGGGATGGTCAAAAAGAATTGACGCAATAAAAATATATAGAATGGCAGCCCGCAAAAATACGGCACAATGAGCGGTAACATAGTTCCATACCAACCCATTTGTTTGAATAGAATAAACTGTGGCACCATCAGAACCATGTCAGGCAGCATGATAGTAGCAAGAGTGATTGCAAAAAACAAATCGCGCCCCTTCCATTCAAGTGCACTAAAAGCATAAGCAGCCAATGAGGAAGCAACCACAACTCCAAAAATATTAAAAACAGCAATATAAATCGTATTTAGCAAAGAATTTAAGAAGTTGATTTTACTAAGAGCCAACCAAAAATTGGACCAAACAACAGGATTAGGAATCCACTCAAACCCACTACTGGACTTACTAGACTTGTTTTGAAAGTCGGAATTATCTCCAAAGGCAACACGCGCATTCAGCGTGGTTGCTACCTTTTTTAAAGCGACCTGTACATCGAAACTTTGTTTCGAAACTGGTCCACTGCAAAAGTCACCTTGATCTTTACTCACGAAACTAGTGCTTTGCACCGTTCCGACCTTTTGTGTGTCGACATCACTAGCAAAACGCTGTTTTGCAGGATGTCTACTATAAATCTGTTCAGAACCCTTAAGGCTCGTTGAAATAATACAAATAAGTGGCAATAAAAAAATGCAAGAGAGGCTAATTAACAGTACATGGCTAATTATTTTTTTCATTTACTTTTGACAAACCAATCACCAGTTGCCCTTGCAAGCAGTTTACCGTCTTGGTTTTTGACTCCACCTTCAACATAGTAAATCGTTCTACCTTTCTTCACGACTTCACCCCAAGCAGTTAATTTATCACCAGGTCTTCCGGCTCTAAGGAAATTAACATTCATTTGCATAGTAACAACGCTATGGGCATTGTCCATAAAATCACAAGTCACTGCGCCAGAAAGAGCAATATCACAAAGTGAATTAATAATCCCACCATGGACTGAGCCACCGATGTTTAAGTGATCGTTCGTAATATCTAGAGTGATGTGGCAAACACTTTCTTCATACTTAAGAAATTTGACACCCAAGAAGCTCTCAAAAGAACTTTTGTACCTGTCTCCAGTTAGTTTTGCGACTTCATCCATGCTAACCAGTATACTAGGGTTATTGTGTAATGTTCAATAGCAAGGCTGGCGAGCCCGAAGGGCTTGATCAAAGTTTATTATTCATAAATGAGATCGAGCGTAACGCAGCTATTGGACATTACGCGACAAGCCTAAGCTTGCGGCAGACACCTAATTTCATGTATTTTGCAACAGAGCTATGTATAATAGAGTTGTTGCTAAAGGGCTTCGCCCTTGTGCAATAACTCTATCAAAATCTTAGATTTTGAAGTTTTTTATTAGACCTGATTACGCTCAAGCTTCGCTTTGGCAACAGGTCTAATGAATTAGTACGCGATGTTAAATACCAGAAAACTCAATTTAATAGACATATTTAGCCTCAAAAAAGACCTACTTTGGGGGAAGGACTACTACGGCTTGTTTGAAAATGGCAAATTGATTGATTGCCTGCTCTATTCCAAACTATACAAAAACAGAAGACTTTATCAAGTTCATGAAAGCGGAAATAGAACCAGAGAGTTTTTGAACCAATTTACTAATCACTTCAGCAGAAAGAGAAAAGTACGATATTTCTTTGCAGAGTTTGATGAAGTTGAGCAAGTTCAAGACATTGAATTTATGCATAATTGCGGCTTCAAAAGATTCGATCGCAATTATTGTTTTGAATATGATTCCAAACATCATGACCTTCATGACAACACCAAACCAACTATTCATTGCCGGGTACTAGAAAGAGAAGACATTGACAAGCTTGTTGAAATTGACAGTAGCAAACAGATTCTTGAATACCGCGATGAGCTTTTTCGCTCACGCCTATTCTTTAAAGAAGAAATAGAAAACATCATTGTCTTTGCCGATCCAGCTGACACCAGTCATATACTTGGCTTTGCCCACAAAAGAGAAATCAAACATGAAGCTAGTTTTGATTTCATACTTCAATCAAAAGACCCTGGCTTGATACAAGACTGCATCACTGCGTTTGCTGAGTATCATATTCATTTTGAAAAATACTCTGAGAGTTTTAGATTCATACTCAGCGAAACTAACAAAGATCTATTCAAAGATCTTGCTCAAGACTATAACCAAGTCTGGACTAGTCAATGCCTCATTCTTGAAGGCGCTCCGCGCATCAAAAACAAAAATCCCAAGTCTAGCTTGGCATTTAGAAGAGCAGCTACTAGTTAAGGATTCACTTCATTGCGGAATCCGTCATTGCGAGAAGCGAAGCGACGAAGCAAACTAATGCTCCTTAAAGCAAACGCAACATTCGTTGCGGTTGCTACCTTTTTTAAAGCGACATCACTAGCAAAACGGGGTTTTGCAGGATGTCTAATACTTAGATTACTTCGCTGCTCTCGCAATGACGCTCATCCCAAAACTAAAGATAAATTAGTCTTGGCATGACCAACGGGAATATCCTTAGCTAAGCTAAAACCTTTACGCAAAACAAGTTCACTTAAATAAGTATCTGGATAATTTGCCTCAGAAGCTATACCTAATTGCATTTCAGCTATTGAATCAAAAATCCCTGCTAATTCAAGTTGATAAAACATCCGCTCAATTTTATAGGCTGGTTCTTTACAATCTTCTAAAAACAAAATCGCATCTTGCATATCTGGCAAATACTTTGTACCAACCAAACTAGCAACCAAGCTCAAATTACCACCATGTACTTTAATCCCTTGGTTTAATTTCATTTGATAATTCATATAAGCTTCTGGATCAATTTGATTCAACAAATCTATGAAGCTATCATTCGTTGTTTTATTCATTGTCGCAAGCTCGATGAGCATTGGCGTGTGAAATAATTCAAGTTTGCCATGATAGGCTTGTGTATACAAAGCCATAAACAAAGCCGTCAAGTCACTGTAACCCAGTACTGGCTTAGGATTCTTGCCCATATAATCATAATCAAGCTTGTCGAGTAATTGCATGCAACCATAACCACCACGCATCGACAATAAAATATCTACTTCTGGATCTGACCAGACTTGCATTATCCCTTCTATCCTCGCTTCTATAGATCCAGCAAAGAAACTCCCGTGACAGAGCTCTTCTTGCAGCAAAATATTTTTAGCTTGCTTTACTTTAAAGCCAAGCTCTTGAAGATAATGAATACCAGCTTCTAAGTTCTCTCCATCTTTGAGAGCTGAAGCAGGAGCAATGATTCCAATAGTAGATGCTTTGGACACACCCATAGTATATATCAAAGCTTATCTGTCAGCGCTCTGCTCTACATTTTGACTATGTTTCCAGTCTTTCAGTACCGCATCCTACGCCCTTGCAATAGTAGTATTGCCATAAGGATCTTGCTTATTTAAATCTGATTCAGCAGAACTTGCAATCTGTCTAATTGCATATTCTGGTTTAATATCATCAACAGAGGAGGCTCCAGGAAACTGAACAGCTTCATCATGGTAAAGATTATGTCCTAAGCCTTGGCTCTTAGCAATATGTTCAAACAATCCAGATAAACTTGCAACACGCTCAGAAATAGAGTTATCACCAGATTCTGCTTTTTTTTGTACAGAATCAGGTGATTTCAACCGGGAAATCTGCTGGGAATCTCTTGTTTGGATAGCTTCACTGCGTTCCATGACTATACAAGGGTTTTCAGAGAGGATATTTTACAAGAAATGCCTTAATCAAGTATTAACCTATTTATTTCTTGGCATGTCCCAAAATCCCTAGAATCGCTTCAAAATCATCAGCTACTGGAGCTTCAAAAAACATTCTTTCTTGAGTTCTCGGATGTTCAAATGACAGACGATAAGCATGAAGCATGGGACGTTTGACATTGAAGCCAGTCTTCTTACTAGCATTGTAAATATAATCACCAATAATTGGATGATTGTACGAAGACATATGCACGCGGATTTGATGAGTGCGACCAGTTTCAAGTTCACATTCAATCAAACTATAATGCTTGCCACCAAACTCTAGAGCCTCAAGCACTTTGAACTTGGTTAATGCTGATCTGGATTTGGTTCTAGCACTAAGGACAACTGCCATACGTTTGCGTTCTTTAGGATCTCTACCAATTGGTTTATTAATCTCACCTTTACTTTCCTTGAACTTGCCTTGAGTAATTGCTTTATAAAAACGTTTGCAAGTTCTATCTTGAATTTGTTTAGCAAGACTTTGGTGTGCGTCATTACTTTTGGCAACTACTATTAGACCAGAGGTGTCTTTATCGAGTCTATGAACTATGCCGGGTCTTAAGACACCATTGATATCAGAGAGGCTTGCACCAGCATGATACAAAACAGCATTAACTAAAGTCCCAGAATAGATTCCTGGAGCTGGATGAACAATCATATTGATTGGTTTATTGATCACCATTAGGTCATCATCTTCATAAATAATATCCAATGGAATGTTTTCAGCAACAAGATTCAGTTCTTCAGCATCGGGAATTATAATATCAATCTCATCATCTAGACTAAGTTTGTAACTTGCTTTTTTCTCTTTGCCATCTACCGTAATCTGTCCTTGGTCTATTAGTTTTTTGATATATGAGCGTGAAAGTTTAAGCCCTTCATATTCACCCAAAAAAACATCCAAACGAGTATCTACTCCAGGCTCATCAATTACAATTTTCATCCGTCTTCACTGCGTTACGACGCAATCCCCCCGTCCTTACTACAGCACGATAGCTTCTTGTTTTGAAAGCTCTCTACTAGCAAAGCCACTACACCCAAGTTAAGCGCAATATCACTGACATTAAAGACAGCAAAATCAATAAACAATGGATTAATAAAATCAACTACATAGCCATAGAAAAAACGGTCAATTAAGTTACCAAGCCCGCCAGCAATAATCAAAGCAAAACCAAGATCTAGTTTTTTGTTTTTAATGACCCAAGCAATTAAACCAAGAATAATCAAGCAATTAATCCAAATCAAAAGCATCGGCATATCATTGAACAGACTAAAAGCAATCCCGGTATTTTCTGCATAATGCAATTCAAGTATCCCAGGAATCACTTCCATAGGAGCTTGTTCCTTCAAAGAAGCAATCGCCCAGAGCTTTGTAAGCCTGTCAAAGATCAAGACTATAAAAAGCCAAAGCATTATTTTTTAGCAGTTTTGTCCTTGTTTTTTTGCTCCATCGCTTTTGCTTTGCGGCGCATTTGACCAAGGTTTTGCATTGCTGCAATTCCACCTTTGCCTTGCATCTTCGCTGAAGCATAAGCAGAACTTGCTTGTAACAGAATATTAGTTGCAACCATATCAAGCTTGGCTTCACCACGTTTGAAATAGCCCCAAATAAACAAGGGTAAAAATATCGCTGAAATAATCAAATACTTTTGAATTGTTGGATTTGAAAACTCCAAAGGTCTAGTTGCAATAGTCAAACTTATCAAAACTATCATCCCTAGCATCCCAGCCAAAAACGGAATCATCTTAATCAAAGTAATTTTGTGTAAGCTTTGAGCCTTGCGAGTTGTAATATCACTAATTTGCAAAGCCACTTGCGAATTAACCTTGTCTCTTTCAAATCTTTTGATTACTTCATAAATATGTTTCTCACTAGGATCAACTTTGCTTTTAGTCACAAAGCGCATGATAGTAGCCCAAGTTGAAAAAGCCCCAAGCTCACCCTTGACCTGCCTGATAACACCATTAACAAAATTGTCATAGATCTTACCGGCTTTTTCTTGATTAGCCTTTGTAACCGTAAGATCTGGCTGTTGTATGGTCATTTTTGATTTTTTGCTAACTTGCATCGAGATTAGATTCTAGCATATTAGCCGAATTAGCTCATGTATAATCAACTAATGCCCTTCATTTGCATAATCCTAATATCATTCCTGAGCCTTCAACCAGCCCTAGCAATTTACCCGACTGCCAAAGTTAAAATCCATAATGCCAAGCTCAAATCAGGCAAAAAAGATTCACTGAGTAATAAATGGCTTGATTATATCGAGGAAGAGCCCGAGCTACTTCAAGCAAAAGACAAAGACTACAAAGTAGATCAATACTGCAGCTTTAGTATTGAAGCGACTGAAGATGGCAAGTTGAATCTAGAGAGCATCAAACTACTCAAACACGAAAACAACATTGCATACAACCTTAAAGCGATTCAATTCCTTCGTGAGAGGGAAATCACAATCAAGCAAAAAAATACTACTAAACCAATTGAGCTTGAGTTTCTTTATTTGAGCTTTTAAGGCACTCACTTGCACGTCTACTCAACTCATCAAGCTCAAAGCGATGAATTTGCAATTGCAATTGCTCCAGCTTGGGATCATAACTAATTGCCTTTAATTCAAGTCCAGCAATATGAGCCAAAATCAAAGCATGTAAACGCATTGAAACAATTGTTTTTGCAGATTTGGCAAGTAAATAAATTAGTTCTTCTGGTTTATAATCATGTGCTTTGATTTCTATAAACTCTCTATCACCTATAAGTTCTTTTACTTGATCATTATCTCCTGGTTGCATTTCCAAAAGCATCACGGGAAGCTCAGTAGCGCTCGCCAGTACCTGTTCAAGCAGTTCTTTGTAATCCTCATAAGGTCTTAGTTGCCTTAAAGCCAAAACTAAATGATTCTTAGCTAATGGTAAATCGATTTCAATTGTATCTTTTTGTTTTTTATAATCTTCAACTAAATTCCAAGCAAGGTCAGAACCATAATAATGATCAAGATCAAGTCTTTGTAATAAATCAGAACTTGCCATATCTCGCACACTAATATTGGTTGCTAATCTCAAAGCAAAATAGCTTGAAAGTTTGGACAAAGGACTAGAAAGCGGCCCTATGCCTTGAGCCAAAATACTAATTTCTGTTTTAGTTAACCAAGAGTAAAACAGTACTAATGAGTAGTAAAAAGGGCTTAATGGGCTACTTAGGTCTTGAAACAAACCACCAATAGCAATAATCTTCTCTGCCTTATAAATTAGCTTAAGATGCTGCCAAAGTGAGTTCTCTTTACTTAACCGAACCGAGTCTGGGTACTGCTTCTCAACGATTGAAGCTAGTATCTCATCGCCATAATTATCACCGCATAAATATCCAAAAACTAAAATCATATATAAACACCGTCATTGCTAGGAGAGCGAAGCTCAACGCGGCAACCTAAGGCATAGAAATATTGTACAATACCTTATGTCCTTATACTTGATTGCCACGCCGCTAACGCGGCTCGCAATGACAATAAATTATGAATAATCAGTCCAAAATTAGGGTATTTTCAATCATTGCCCATATAGACCACGGCAAATCGACACTCGCTGATCGATTACTAGAATTTACTGGCACTATTTCTAAGCGCGATATGCAAGCACAGCTCATGGACACCATGGATATTGAGCGAGAGCGCGGTATCACCATCAAGCTCAACATGGCAAGAATGGAATACAAAGGCTATATTCTTAATTTAATTGACACACCTGGTCACGTTGATTTCACTTACGAAGTCTCTCGCTCACTAGCTGCTTGTGAAGGTGCGCTGCTAGTGGTTGACGCAAGTCAAGGAGTTGAAGCGCAAACACTCGCCAATGTTTACTTAGCATTGGAACATAATCTTGAAATCATACCAGTTCTCAATAAAGTAGATCTACCAAGTGCCGACGTCGAGAGAGTCAAGCAAGAAATTGAAGAGATTATTGGACTTGATTGTTCTAACGCCATTGAAGTTAGCGCCAAGAGTGGACTCAATATCGAAGCACTCTTAGAAGCAATCATAGAGAGGATTCCAGCACCGAAAGGAGATATTAACAAACCACTGAAAGCACTTGTCTTTGACAGCTACTATGATTCTTACTTAGGGATTGTTGCTTACGCCCGTATCGTAGAAGGTCAAGTCAAACGACTTGAAGATATCAAATTTATACAAAGTGGTAGAAAATATCAAGTAACAGAACTTGGTTACCGCAATCCAGGCAAGATAGAAACTCAATCTCTTCAAGCAGGTGATGTTGGCTATATCGCCTGTTCAATCAAAGAAATTCTAAGCATCGTCGGAGATACTATTACCACTATCGCCAATCCAACAAAGGAAGCTATACCAGGTTATAAGGCTGTATCGCCTGTAGTCTTTTGTGGTCTTTATCCAGTAGACAATAAGGAGTATGAAGATCTCAGAGAAGCATTAGAAAAACTCAAACTTAATGACAGCTCCATTAGTTTTGAACCAGAAAGTTCAAAAGCCCTAGGTTCTGGTTATCGTTGTGGTTTCCTGGGCCTATTACACATGGAAGTCGCTCAGGAAAGGCTAGAGAGAGAATATAATCTCAACTTGATTACCACCGCACCAAGTGTAATTTACAGAGTACATAAGATGAAAGGTGAGATAGTAGAAATTGATAATCCAAGTAATTTACCTGATCCCACTCATATAGATTTTATTGAAGAACCCTACGTCACTTTAAATATAATGCTACCACAGGACTACGTTGGAGCCATTATGGAACTGTGCCAAGATCGTCGTGGGATTTACAAAGACATGTCACACATCAATGTTGGCAGTGTCGCTTCACGCACCAGGTTGCATTATGAAATTCCACTTTCAGAAATCGTAACTGATTTTTTTGATCACCTCAAATCAAGATCCAAAGGTTACGCCACTATGGACTATGAAGTCTCCGGCTATAAAAAAAATAAGCTAGTCAAAATGGATATTTTACTTAATGGCGAAAAAGTCGATGCACTATCAACTATTGTTTTTAACGAAAGCGCACATGGCATCGGTTCTAAGTTAGCCAAAAAACTCAAAGAAGTAATCCCGCCTCATTTATTCGAAGTGCCAATTCAAGCTGCTATTGGTGGCAAGATAGTTGCTCGTGAAACAGTAAGAGCCCAGCGCAAGGATGTAACTGCCAAGTGCTACGGTGGTGACATTAGTCGTAAGAAAAAACTACTTGATAAACAGAAAAAGGGTAAAAAACGCATGAAGAACGTTGGTTCAGTTGAATTACCTCAAGAGGCCTTTATGGCTATTTTAAAATTGGATTAGATAAGCCAAGTCTAAAGTATAAGCTCGTAATACCTATCCCAAAACTAGGCTTTGCATTAGACTATAAGCTACAGCAATGCTTGAGCTATACCAATTTAACAAAGAAAACCAAACCAAAAACGGCTTAAGTCGTTGGGATGAAAATGATTCTGAAGTAACAACTAATCTAGTTAGCTTCAATCTTTATAAATTCAAAGTGAAAGATGGCTCGGACAATCTCTGTACTGAATTAATGGCTGAACTTAATAGACTCTATAAAGAAAATGACAAGTTTCAAAGCTATTTTAATAAAGTCAACAGCAAACAAATTGATGTCGAATTCAGGGATGACTATCATCACTTATTAATTTATGACTCAGTCAAAAATAGACTTATTCTTGACTCTAAGGTAGTCAATCAATTTAGTCCTGTTTATTTCTGGGCTTTTTATTATTCACTTGCAAGACAAAACCAAACTGAAGATCTGCTTTATCAAGAGATGTTTGAGTTTTTCACTTGCTTTGACTTCAGACTAATTGATTCAGCAATCAAGTTCCTAGAAAGGGATAGAGAAAGCAGCAAAAGCTTTGATGCTGGTTCATATTTATTAAATTACCTCAAAGCTGTCTTTGCAAAAATCACCAATGGCACTGAAACAGATGGCTATTTAGCCACTCAACTACTTCGCAATAGAACTCTTGCCGGCAAATTACCTTACAACCTTGCAGAGTTTGAAGCGATCTTAAACAAATACGCCAATGATGACCCATTCTCTGGTGAAGCCTGCCAGGAATATTTTGATAGCTTCAAGAGTAATTACGATCCAGATCATGCCAAGGTTTATTACAAACACTTATTAGTTTCTCTCAAAAAGATTGGTCTCAGAACCATTGCCCAGAGAGGTTCTCGTGTTGCTCACGAACAAGGACCGATACTGGTCAATTCCACAAGCATAATCATTGATCAAGATTTTGAACTTAGTCTACGCAAAGCAAGGTCATCAACCATAGAAACAATTTCTAAACTTGAAGATGCTGCAAACAAGTTCTTCAAACTAAGTGCTGACTTTGAATTAGACAAAGACAAACAAAAACTTAAATCATTTTTTGCCGCAAAGCTACTTAATATCAATCTTGACCTAGATAACCTAATCTACCTAGCAAAATCAAATTCACCCAAAGCTCGCTTCCTCAAGTCAGTCAATGAGTTTCGCGACAATGTATCAAGTTACAGTACAGTCTTACTTCAACAGGCAAGAAGCAATAAAAATAAAGAAGCTGGCATCAATTTTCATGACGCAGTAAGGATCCAAGAAAAAAACTTACTCTCAATAATTTTTGACTTAAATCAATTAATAGAAGGAAGTACTCAAGAAAAAGCCAACTCAGTAGTCTATATTCAAAGACCAAGCTCTAGATCAGGTCACTTCATTGCAAGGCTTTTACTTGGGCAAAAACTTTATATCGAAACAGAT
Above is a window of Cyanobacteriota bacterium DNA encoding:
- a CDS encoding polysaccharide pyruvyl transferase family protein, yielding MILVFGYLCGDNYGDEILASIVEKQYPDSVRLSKENSLWQHLKLIYKAEKIIAIGGLFQDLSSPLSPFYYSLVLFYSWLTKTEISILAQGIGPLSSPLSKLSSYFALRLATNISVRDMASSDLLQRLDLDHYYGSDLAWNLVEDYKKQKDTIEIDLPLAKNHLVLALRQLRPYEDYKELLEQVLASATELPVMLLEMQPGDNDQVKELIGDREFIEIKAHDYKPEELIYLLAKSAKTIVSMRLHALILAHIAGLELKAISYDPKLEQLQLQIHRFELDELSRRASECLKSSNKETQAQLV
- a CDS encoding RluA family pseudouridine synthase, with the protein product MKIVIDEPGVDTRLDVFLGEYEGLKLSRSYIKKLIDQGQITVDGKEKKASYKLSLDDEIDIIIPDAEELNLVAENIPLDIIYEDDDLMVINKPINMIVHPAPGIYSGTLVNAVLYHAGASLSDINGVLRPGIVHRLDKDTSGLIVVAKSNDAHQSLAKQIQDRTCKRFYKAITQGKFKESKGEINKPIGRDPKERKRMAVVLSARTKSRSALTKFKVLEALEFGGKHYSLIECELETGRTHQIRVHMSSYNHPIIGDYIYNASKKTGFNVKRPMLHAYRLSFEHPRTQERMFFEAPVADDFEAILGILGHAKK
- the lepA gene encoding translation elongation factor 4, with translation MNNQSKIRVFSIIAHIDHGKSTLADRLLEFTGTISKRDMQAQLMDTMDIERERGITIKLNMARMEYKGYILNLIDTPGHVDFTYEVSRSLAACEGALLVVDASQGVEAQTLANVYLALEHNLEIIPVLNKVDLPSADVERVKQEIEEIIGLDCSNAIEVSAKSGLNIEALLEAIIERIPAPKGDINKPLKALVFDSYYDSYLGIVAYARIVEGQVKRLEDIKFIQSGRKYQVTELGYRNPGKIETQSLQAGDVGYIACSIKEILSIVGDTITTIANPTKEAIPGYKAVSPVVFCGLYPVDNKEYEDLREALEKLKLNDSSISFEPESSKALGSGYRCGFLGLLHMEVAQERLEREYNLNLITTAPSVIYRVHKMKGEIVEIDNPSNLPDPTHIDFIEEPYVTLNIMLPQDYVGAIMELCQDRRGIYKDMSHINVGSVASRTRLHYEIPLSEIVTDFFDHLKSRSKGYATMDYEVSGYKKNKLVKMDILLNGEKVDALSTIVFNESAHGIGSKLAKKLKEVIPPHLFEVPIQAAIGGKIVARETVRAQRKDVTAKCYGGDISRKKKLLDKQKKGKKRMKNVGSVELPQEAFMAILKLD
- a CDS encoding PaaI family thioesterase — its product is MDEVAKLTGDRYKSSFESFLGVKFLKYEESVCHITLDITNDHLNIGGSVHGGIINSLCDIALSGAVTCDFMDNAHSVVTMQMNVNFLRAGRPGDKLTAWGEVVKKGRTIYYVEGGVKNQDGKLLARATGDWFVKSK
- a CDS encoding carbohydrate ABC transporter permease, whose protein sequence is MKKIISHVLLISLSCIFLLPLICIISTSLKGSEQIYSRHPAKQRFASDVDTQKVGTVQSTSFVSKDQGDFCSGPVSKQSFDVQVALKKVATTLNARVAFGDNSDFQNKSSKSSSGFEWIPNPVVWSNFWLALSKINFLNSLLNTIYIAVFNIFGVVVASSLAAYAFSALEWKGRDLFFAITLATIMLPDMVLMVPQFILFKQMGWYGTMLPLIVPYFCGLPFYIFLLRQFFLTIPRDLADSARIDGANEFTIWKDIYVPLAKPALMVVGLFQFLISWNDLLKPSIFLIDETQYTLSLALQQYQSKLGGAEWGPLMAAVLIMIVPIVILFLLTQKYFVKGIAMSGLKES
- the lspA gene encoding signal peptidase II, with the protein product MLWLFIVLIFDRLTKLWAIASLKEQAPMEVIPGILELHYAENTGIAFSLFNDMPMLLIWINCLIILGLIAWVIKNKKLDLGFALIIAGGLGNLIDRFFYGYVVDFINPLFIDFAVFNVSDIALNLGVVALLVESFQNKKLSCCSKDGGIAS
- a CDS encoding LD-carboxypeptidase — protein: MSKASTIGIIAPASALKDGENLEAGIHYLQELGFKVKQAKNILLQEELCHGSFFAGSIEARIEGIMQVWSDPEVDILLSMRGGYGCMQLLDKLDYDYMGKNPKPVLGYSDLTALFMALYTQAYHGKLELFHTPMLIELATMNKTTNDSFIDLLNQIDPEAYMNYQMKLNQGIKVHGGNLSLVASLVGTKYLPDMQDAILFLEDCKEPAYKIERMFYQLELAGIFDSIAEMQLGIASEANYPDTYLSELVLRKGFSLAKDIPVGHAKTNLSLVLG